In one window of Gemmatimonadaceae bacterium DNA:
- the sdaAB gene encoding L-serine ammonia-lyase, iron-sulfur-dependent subunit beta gives MVSLLDIIGPVMVGPSSSHTAGACRLGLLGRGLVSGTPHSALLQLHGSFARTGEGHGTDKALVAGLLGFRPDDDRIRTALQIAEREGLDYRFEKITLSDSAHPNTVRMTLEQGGITATLVGSSLGAGRVLVTEIDGYPVEISGNFHTIALVAEDRKGSIARITGILAEHEINIATLKLTRKQKGGDAFMVIECDESPGEGVRDEIRTLDWVRWARRLDRVSGG, from the coding sequence ATGGTATCACTGCTGGATATCATCGGTCCGGTGATGGTGGGCCCCTCGTCGTCGCACACGGCGGGCGCTTGCCGACTGGGGTTGCTTGGCCGCGGACTCGTCAGCGGTACTCCGCACTCCGCGCTGCTCCAGTTGCATGGTTCGTTTGCACGCACCGGTGAAGGACACGGGACCGACAAGGCGCTGGTCGCCGGTCTGCTGGGCTTTCGGCCCGATGACGACAGGATCCGCACCGCGCTGCAGATTGCCGAAAGGGAAGGGCTTGACTACCGGTTCGAGAAGATCACGCTCTCCGATTCGGCACATCCGAACACCGTCAGGATGACGCTCGAGCAGGGGGGAATCACCGCTACCCTGGTGGGTTCGTCGCTCGGAGCGGGGCGCGTGCTGGTGACGGAGATCGACGGTTATCCTGTCGAGATCTCGGGAAACTTCCACACGATCGCGCTCGTAGCGGAAGACAGGAAGGGCTCGATCGCACGTATCACCGGCATTCTCGCGGAACATGAAATCAACATTGCGACCCTCAAGTTGACGAGGAAGCAAAAGGGAGGCGACGCATTCATGGTCATCGAGTGCGACGAGTCGCCGGGCGAAGGAGTGCGCGACGAGATTCGCACGCTCGACTGGGTACGCTGGGCAAGACGCCTCGACCGGGTAAGCGGAGGCTAA
- the uvrA gene encoding excinuclease ABC subunit UvrA → MPEEALIVRGAREHNLRNIDVTIPRDRLTVITGLSGSGKSSLAFDTIYAEGQRRYVESLSAYARQFLGLMEKPDVDSIEGLSPAISIEQKTAGHNPRSTVGTVTEIYDYLRLLYARAGIPHCANCSRPVERQSAGQMAATILAWPEDTKIEVLAPLVRGRKGEFKDLFETARKGGFVRAYVDGELAEIANPPRLNRRLNHSISVVVDRLAVRADDRGRITDSIETALRLSEGLIEVTRQDDKSTHLFSEKYGCPVCGISLPELEPRHFSFNSPFGACPDCGGLGVRREVSEQLILGDSSISILEGVILPWGEPDGYLRKVILPGLAKQFVFSLNTPWGQLSQNARTVMLYGSGGKQGKSGDATGKWEGVISNIQRRYNETESDSVRLGLEDYMQARSCTTCDGRRLKPESLAVTVADRNIGEVVEMPIMGALSFFESVPIRENGNPGLDADIAGPILKEVRERLRFLNDVGLDYLTLGRSAESLSGGEAQRIRLATQIGSRLVGVLYILDEPSIGLHQRDNARLLATLRQLRDLGNTVIVVEHDEETMREADHLIDLGPGAGKHGGMVIAEGTVADVAAHKTSITGQYLRGELHIPIRDERRPFDPVKAIKIQGAREHNLRDIDVDIPLGLFVAVTGVSGSGKSTLIEDVLHNALARHFYRARVIPGEHDRITGLQYVDKVIDIDQSPIGRTPRSNPATYTGLFTPIRELFAEMPEAKIRGYGPGRFSFNVKGGRCEACEGDGLVKIEMHFLPDVYVPCDVCKGKRYNRETLEVRFRGLSVADVLDLTVEDALAFFENQPRIYQKLHTLNDVGLGYIHLGQSATTLSGGEAQRVKLATELSKRDTGRTFYILDEPTTGLHFEDVRMLLEVLHRLVDRGNTVLVIEHNLDVIKTADWIIDLGPDGGLRGGAVVAVGTPEDVAAVKASYTGQFLRPLLGNRLRRKAG, encoded by the coding sequence ATGCCAGAAGAAGCGCTCATCGTCCGCGGAGCGCGAGAACACAACCTCCGCAACATCGATGTAACCATCCCCCGCGACCGCCTCACGGTCATTACCGGCCTCTCCGGCTCGGGGAAATCGTCACTTGCATTCGACACCATCTACGCCGAGGGCCAGCGCCGCTACGTCGAGTCGCTGTCCGCGTACGCCCGCCAGTTCCTCGGCCTCATGGAAAAGCCGGATGTCGATTCCATAGAAGGTCTTTCTCCCGCTATATCCATCGAGCAGAAAACCGCCGGACACAACCCGCGCTCCACTGTCGGGACGGTCACCGAGATCTACGACTATCTGCGCCTTCTTTATGCGCGAGCGGGGATCCCGCATTGCGCGAATTGCAGCCGGCCGGTCGAGCGGCAGAGCGCAGGCCAGATGGCCGCCACAATTCTCGCCTGGCCCGAAGACACGAAAATCGAGGTCCTCGCACCGCTGGTCCGTGGCCGGAAAGGCGAATTCAAGGATCTCTTCGAAACCGCTCGCAAGGGCGGCTTCGTGCGGGCATACGTCGACGGTGAGCTCGCTGAAATCGCCAATCCCCCGCGCCTGAACCGCAGGCTCAATCACAGTATTTCGGTCGTGGTCGACCGGCTCGCAGTCCGCGCCGACGATCGCGGCCGCATCACCGATTCGATCGAGACGGCGCTGCGCCTTTCGGAGGGGTTGATCGAAGTCACCCGGCAGGACGACAAGTCCACGCATCTGTTCTCCGAGAAGTACGGCTGTCCCGTCTGCGGCATATCGCTGCCCGAGCTCGAGCCCCGTCACTTCTCGTTCAATTCGCCCTTCGGCGCGTGCCCCGATTGCGGCGGACTCGGCGTTCGCCGCGAGGTGAGCGAACAACTCATTCTTGGTGATTCGAGCATCTCGATTCTCGAAGGCGTCATCCTTCCCTGGGGCGAGCCCGACGGCTACCTGCGCAAGGTGATTCTGCCGGGCCTCGCCAAACAGTTCGTATTCTCGCTCAATACGCCATGGGGACAGCTCTCCCAGAATGCGCGCACTGTGATGCTGTATGGCTCAGGCGGCAAGCAGGGTAAATCCGGCGATGCCACCGGCAAGTGGGAGGGCGTCATCTCCAACATTCAGCGCCGGTATAATGAGACCGAGTCCGACTCGGTGCGGCTCGGCCTCGAGGACTACATGCAGGCGCGGTCATGTACCACCTGCGACGGACGTCGCCTGAAGCCCGAGTCACTCGCCGTCACGGTGGCGGATAGAAACATCGGCGAGGTGGTGGAAATGCCCATCATGGGCGCGCTGAGTTTCTTCGAATCCGTACCCATCCGCGAGAACGGGAATCCAGGTCTCGACGCCGACATCGCAGGGCCCATTCTCAAGGAAGTTCGCGAACGCCTGCGCTTCCTCAACGATGTCGGGCTTGATTATCTCACCCTCGGACGCTCCGCCGAGTCGCTCTCCGGAGGCGAAGCGCAGCGGATCCGCCTCGCGACTCAAATCGGTTCGAGACTGGTGGGCGTGCTGTACATTCTCGACGAGCCGTCGATCGGCCTGCACCAGCGCGACAACGCCCGCCTCCTCGCGACACTGCGCCAGCTCCGCGACCTCGGCAACACTGTCATTGTGGTCGAGCACGACGAAGAAACGATGCGCGAGGCGGATCACCTGATCGATCTCGGCCCGGGAGCCGGCAAGCACGGCGGGATGGTCATTGCCGAAGGAACAGTGGCCGACGTTGCGGCGCACAAGACGTCCATCACTGGACAGTACCTTCGTGGCGAACTTCATATTCCGATCCGCGACGAACGACGACCGTTCGACCCTGTAAAGGCGATAAAGATTCAGGGCGCCCGCGAGCACAACCTCAGGGACATCGATGTCGACATTCCTCTCGGGTTATTCGTTGCCGTGACCGGAGTGTCGGGCTCGGGAAAGTCGACGCTTATTGAAGACGTTCTGCACAACGCACTTGCCAGGCATTTCTATCGGGCGCGGGTAATACCTGGCGAGCACGATCGTATTACCGGGCTTCAGTACGTGGACAAGGTGATCGATATCGACCAGAGCCCGATCGGACGGACGCCGCGGTCGAATCCCGCAACCTACACAGGACTCTTCACGCCCATCCGGGAGCTATTCGCCGAGATGCCCGAGGCGAAGATCCGCGGATATGGTCCGGGCCGATTTTCATTCAACGTAAAAGGCGGCCGGTGCGAGGCGTGCGAGGGCGACGGTCTGGTAAAGATCGAGATGCACTTCCTGCCCGACGTGTACGTTCCGTGCGATGTCTGCAAAGGGAAACGCTACAATCGCGAGACTCTCGAGGTGAGGTTCCGCGGGTTGAGCGTTGCAGACGTGCTCGATCTCACCGTGGAAGATGCGCTCGCGTTCTTCGAGAATCAGCCGCGGATCTACCAGAAGCTCCACACGCTCAATGATGTCGGCCTTGGGTATATCCATCTTGGCCAGAGCGCGACCACGCTGTCAGGCGGCGAAGCGCAGCGTGTCAAGCTCGCTACAGAACTTTCGAAGCGCGATACCGGGCGCACGTTTTACATTCTGGACGAGCCCACCACCGGTCTTCATTTCGAAGACGTACGCATGCTGCTCGAGGTTCTGCACCGCCTCGTTGACCGTGGCAATACTGTGCTCGTTATCGAGCACAACCTCGATGTAATCAAGACAGCGGACTGGATCATCGACCTCGGGCCGGACGGCGGGCTGCGCGGCGGCGCGGTCGTTGCTGTTGGAACTCCCGAGGATGTCGCCGCCGTCAAGGCGTCGTACACAGGTCAATTCCTGCGCCCCCTGCTGGGGAACCGGCTCCGGCGCAAAGCCGGCTGA